Proteins found in one Bremerella volcania genomic segment:
- a CDS encoding zinc-dependent alcohol dehydrogenase family protein, which translates to MKAMLMRGTVSLDETDAPLELADIPEPTPGPGDVLLRVMTCGVCHTELDEIEGRAPPSRLPIILGHEVVGRVVELGRGVTQHQEGDRVGVGWIHHSIGGTDENLSPDFRATGRDANGGYAEYMTVPADYAYPIPSTFSNEHAAPLLCAGAIGYRALKLTNLVDGQRLGLTGFGGSAHLVIQLARHMFPNSDVYVFARDAEAWAFARQLGAAWSGDTSERAPQPLHAIIDTTPAWKPVVEAMKNLTPGGRLVINAIRKEDADKAYLQHLNYHEDLWMEREIKSVANITHHDIRDFLPVAAAIPIQPTIETYRLEEANRALVELKCGQIRGAKVLAIGG; encoded by the coding sequence ATGAAAGCCATGTTGATGCGAGGCACCGTATCGCTCGACGAGACCGATGCTCCACTTGAACTCGCCGACATTCCGGAACCGACGCCAGGTCCAGGTGACGTGCTCTTGCGCGTGATGACATGCGGCGTCTGTCACACGGAATTGGACGAGATTGAAGGCCGCGCCCCGCCGTCAAGACTGCCGATCATCCTCGGCCATGAAGTGGTCGGCCGCGTCGTGGAGCTTGGCCGTGGAGTGACTCAGCATCAGGAAGGGGACCGTGTCGGCGTGGGTTGGATTCACCACTCGATAGGCGGCACGGATGAAAACCTGAGCCCTGACTTCCGCGCGACCGGCCGCGACGCCAACGGCGGCTACGCTGAATACATGACCGTTCCGGCGGATTATGCCTACCCCATCCCCAGCACGTTCTCCAACGAACACGCCGCCCCGCTGTTGTGTGCCGGCGCCATCGGCTATCGAGCGCTCAAGCTGACGAATCTCGTCGACGGCCAGCGGTTGGGGCTTACCGGCTTTGGCGGGTCGGCACATCTGGTGATCCAATTGGCCCGCCACATGTTCCCCAACAGCGACGTGTATGTCTTTGCCCGTGACGCAGAGGCATGGGCGTTTGCTCGCCAGCTTGGTGCGGCGTGGTCTGGCGACACGTCAGAGCGGGCCCCACAACCGCTCCACGCCATCATCGACACCACGCCCGCCTGGAAACCAGTTGTCGAGGCGATGAAGAACCTGACGCCCGGCGGCCGGCTGGTCATCAACGCCATCCGCAAGGAAGACGCGGACAAAGCGTATCTTCAGCATCTCAACTACCACGAAGACCTGTGGATGGAGCGTGAGATTAAATCGGTCGCCAACATCACTCACCACGACATCCGCGACTTCCTGCCTGTGGCCGCCGCAATCCCGATTCAACCCACCATAGAGACATATCGTCTCGAAGAGGCCAATCGTGCGCTCGTGGAGCTAAAATGTGGTCAAATCCGAGGTGCCAAGGTGCTGGCAATCGGAGGTTAG
- a CDS encoding universal stress protein — MSKTILFATDYSPGSAKVLKLATTLAREEDAKLLIAHVTMLEKYPVGEHFNEETEPNPAELKQLKAVVPPDPNVPFEHRLLYGEPGSVEVTKPADEIIKLAKQGNVDMIVLGTHGRTGLRHLIMGSVAESLVRHAPCAVVSVKLPKENSEDVE; from the coding sequence ATGTCCAAGACAATCCTGTTTGCAACCGACTATTCCCCAGGCAGCGCCAAGGTCCTCAAGCTGGCGACTACGCTCGCTCGCGAGGAGGACGCCAAGCTGCTGATCGCCCATGTGACGATGTTGGAAAAATACCCGGTGGGAGAGCATTTCAACGAAGAGACGGAACCGAATCCAGCGGAACTGAAGCAACTCAAGGCGGTTGTCCCTCCCGACCCCAACGTCCCATTTGAGCATCGGCTTCTGTATGGCGAGCCAGGCAGCGTCGAAGTGACGAAGCCGGCTGACGAGATCATCAAGTTGGCAAAGCAAGGGAACGTCGACATGATTGTGCTGGGCACACATGGCCGCACGGGTCTTCGGCATTTGATTATGGGCAGCGTTGCCGAATCCCTAGTTCGACACGCACCATGTGCGGTGGTGAGTGTCAAGCTTCCGAAGGAGAACAGCGAGGATGTCGAGTGA
- a CDS encoding BON domain-containing protein — protein sequence MSKIAERTDNQERASSTLAMDEWKVRLRESDHAIEEAINRRIEENGAYAFYFSEVECACSDGVVKVCGRVPTDRLKHALWSLILDLDGVNEIDDQLDVVSSTGLSSIRPR from the coding sequence ATGAGCAAAATTGCAGAGCGGACGGACAATCAAGAGCGCGCATCGAGCACGTTAGCAATGGACGAATGGAAAGTGCGCCTGCGGGAGTCGGACCATGCTATTGAAGAGGCAATCAACCGACGGATTGAGGAGAACGGCGCGTATGCGTTCTATTTCAGCGAAGTCGAATGCGCATGTTCCGACGGAGTAGTGAAAGTGTGCGGACGTGTGCCGACGGATCGTCTGAAGCACGCCCTTTGGTCGTTGATACTTGACTTGGACGGGGTCAACGAGATCGACGATCAGTTGGACGTGGTTAGTTCGACCGGGTTGAGCAGCATCCGTCCGAGATGA
- a CDS encoding MFS transporter, protein MSNEINNTTSGSRPPLPRNVRLLGWASCLNDIASEMLFPLLPQFLITVLGGNRFYLGIIEGVAESLASLLKLGSGAWSDRAGRRKGFVLFGYGFAAVARPLIALATMPWHLFVARIGDRVGKGIRTSPRDAMIADSTGPDVRGSAFGFQRAMDHFGAAVGPVLAALFLWVWPGNLRLLFALSLLPGLAVVTLLLVGLKEPQQIEKSERVKLSMKPFGRSFRIYLLALVIFTLGNSSDAFLLVRASELGVATVMLPLLWFAFHIVKSVGNLAVGRLVDRIGPRAPMFVGWFLYAVVYLAFALATAAWHAWALFLAYGVFYALTEPAEKTLVTDLVGSAKKGLAFGWYNFAIGISALPSSLVFGYLYETFGPLASFGWGAALALLAALLLTSVKPIRNHPVRGSNE, encoded by the coding sequence GTGTCAAACGAAATCAACAACACAACTTCTGGATCGCGGCCGCCTCTGCCGCGCAACGTTAGGCTGCTCGGTTGGGCAAGCTGTCTGAACGACATCGCCAGCGAGATGTTGTTTCCGCTGCTGCCGCAATTCCTGATCACGGTTCTCGGCGGAAATCGGTTTTACTTGGGGATCATCGAAGGCGTTGCCGAATCGCTGGCCAGCTTACTCAAGCTTGGCTCCGGAGCTTGGTCCGATCGAGCCGGCAGACGCAAGGGCTTCGTGTTATTCGGATATGGATTTGCCGCGGTTGCGAGACCGTTGATTGCCCTCGCGACGATGCCTTGGCACTTGTTCGTCGCACGCATCGGAGACCGAGTTGGCAAAGGCATTCGCACGTCGCCGCGCGATGCAATGATCGCGGATTCGACCGGCCCCGATGTGCGCGGTTCCGCATTCGGGTTTCAGCGCGCGATGGACCATTTCGGAGCCGCTGTCGGACCGGTCCTGGCTGCGCTGTTTCTTTGGGTCTGGCCGGGAAATTTGCGTTTGCTGTTTGCCCTTTCACTGCTTCCCGGCTTGGCGGTCGTTACGCTCCTGCTCGTTGGATTGAAAGAGCCTCAACAGATTGAAAAGTCAGAACGCGTCAAGTTGAGTATGAAGCCGTTCGGCCGCAGTTTCCGCATTTACCTGCTGGCGTTGGTCATCTTTACGCTCGGTAATTCCAGCGACGCGTTCTTGCTGGTGCGCGCCAGCGAGCTGGGGGTTGCCACGGTCATGCTGCCCCTGTTGTGGTTTGCATTCCACATCGTTAAGAGCGTCGGGAATCTTGCTGTCGGGCGGCTGGTTGATCGAATCGGACCGCGGGCCCCGATGTTTGTGGGTTGGTTTCTCTATGCGGTCGTGTATCTGGCGTTTGCCTTGGCAACGGCGGCGTGGCACGCCTGGGCCCTGTTTCTCGCCTACGGCGTTTTCTATGCACTTACCGAGCCGGCCGAAAAGACGCTGGTCACGGATTTGGTTGGAAGCGCAAAAAAGGGGTTGGCATTTGGCTGGTATAACTTCGCGATCGGAATCTCGGCTCTACCGTCGAGTCTCGTATTCGGATACCTGTACGAAACGTTCGGCCCTCTGGCCTCGTTCGGCTGGGGCGCTGCGCTCGCCCTGCTGGCCGCGTTGCTGTTGACGAGCGTCAAGCCAATCCGCAATCATCCCGTTCGAGGCAGCAACGAATAG
- a CDS encoding Hsp20/alpha crystallin family protein — MAGTLTTQPTQRRRSLAPWFGRGPLSAFREMEDLMERFWGEEGDGWGTQLLAPPLDVSETDKAISLRIDLPGVSPKEIDIQVSGNQLTVSGERKEQKEEKEETYHRIERRCGRFSRSIMLPCEVQDDKVDASYQDGVLNITLPKTAEATAKHIEVKT, encoded by the coding sequence ATGGCTGGTACACTAACGACCCAACCTACCCAACGACGCCGATCTTTGGCACCCTGGTTCGGACGCGGACCGCTGTCGGCGTTTCGCGAGATGGAAGACTTGATGGAACGATTCTGGGGCGAAGAAGGCGATGGCTGGGGCACGCAGCTTCTCGCGCCCCCGCTGGACGTGAGCGAAACGGACAAAGCCATCAGTTTGCGCATTGACTTGCCGGGCGTGTCGCCAAAAGAAATCGACATTCAAGTCAGCGGCAATCAATTGACGGTCAGTGGCGAACGGAAGGAGCAGAAGGAAGAAAAGGAAGAGACCTACCATCGCATCGAGCGACGCTGTGGGCGATTCTCTCGGTCGATCATGCTGCCCTGCGAGGTGCAGGATGACAAGGTCGATGCCAGCTACCAGGACGGTGTGTTGAATATCACCTTGCCCAAAACCGCTGAGGCCACGGCCAAGCACATAGAGGTCAAAACCTAA
- a CDS encoding sugar phosphate isomerase/epimerase family protein, with translation MNDWPIGLSTGCFYQTSIFDCLEHIRSAGFALIEVCSFPAHLDYHDSEAVNRAARLIRDLELDPYSFHAPFAEHIDLTSLDSQIRDKSLAEMLKAAEAAAELGVRHFVIHPGPENANIPNDQRLRRMDNAAGALNQLAQQCRQLGISLVLENMLPHLFFGRARDVLWILGALDTTEVGICLDTGHAHLSGDLRTVAHKLSGHLWMIHASDNHGKHDDHLPPGEGEIAWETLIDQLSRLHFHGAFILEIAGSPDIPGTLERARHARQFLWQVARRRLDDRQSSRGADP, from the coding sequence ATGAACGACTGGCCAATCGGTCTATCGACAGGCTGCTTCTACCAGACAAGTATCTTCGATTGCCTGGAGCACATCCGCAGTGCGGGATTCGCGTTAATCGAAGTCTGCTCCTTTCCGGCGCATCTGGATTACCACGACTCGGAAGCGGTCAACCGAGCTGCCAGGCTGATTCGCGATTTGGAACTTGATCCTTATTCGTTTCACGCGCCGTTTGCGGAACACATCGATTTAACATCGCTGGACAGTCAAATTCGCGACAAATCACTCGCCGAGATGCTCAAGGCTGCGGAAGCCGCAGCTGAACTTGGCGTGCGCCACTTCGTCATTCACCCTGGACCGGAGAACGCGAACATTCCCAACGACCAGCGGCTCCGACGCATGGACAACGCTGCGGGCGCGCTCAACCAACTCGCTCAGCAGTGTCGTCAACTCGGCATCAGCCTGGTGCTGGAGAATATGCTGCCGCATCTCTTCTTTGGCCGCGCGCGGGACGTGCTTTGGATCCTGGGTGCGCTCGATACGACCGAGGTCGGAATCTGTCTGGATACGGGGCACGCACATCTGTCCGGTGATCTTCGCACTGTGGCGCACAAGCTGTCGGGCCACCTCTGGATGATCCACGCCAGTGACAATCACGGCAAGCACGACGATCATTTGCCGCCCGGAGAAGGCGAGATTGCATGGGAAACACTGATCGACCAGCTTTCACGACTCCATTTTCACGGCGCTTTTATCCTTGAGATCGCGGGAAGTCCTGATATCCCTGGGACGCTGGAGCGCGCCCGCCATGCGCGCCAGTTTCTTTGGCAAGTGGCGAGGCGGCGCCTCGACGATCGTCAATCGTCGCGAGGAGCCGATCCATGA
- a CDS encoding two-component system sensor histidine kinase NtrB: MATDSETRLKSIVQTAVDGIITIDERGSIDTFNAAAERLFGYRANEVIGKNVSMLMPSPYRDQDDEFLAQYLATGDKKIIGIGREAVGRRKDGSTFPMHLSVGEMRLGDKRFFTGILHNISDRKQAEERALQEERLAAIGQMIGVVTQESRNVLQRMVANLEMAAMEIEDRPEALEYISRTQAAQDDLHHLYEELRSYAARITLERELCRVDHLVGQVLNDISASHKSRQIRLRPNNNGCDTRCEVDPFRMNQVFRNMVENSLAACADPLSIELLLSDTEFKGRAAVDLCYRDNGTGLNEEQRRRMFEPFFTTKTKGTGLGMAISKRIVEAHGGQMAVGGKVTPGGAEFLITLPRQSA; this comes from the coding sequence ATGGCCACGGATAGCGAAACTCGTTTGAAATCGATCGTCCAGACGGCGGTCGATGGTATCATCACGATCGACGAGCGGGGGAGCATCGATACGTTCAACGCGGCGGCGGAGCGTCTGTTTGGATATCGCGCCAACGAGGTCATCGGCAAGAACGTCTCGATGTTGATGCCATCGCCGTACCGTGACCAGGACGACGAGTTTCTAGCACAATACCTGGCCACTGGTGACAAGAAGATTATCGGGATCGGCCGGGAAGCCGTCGGACGTCGCAAAGATGGCTCGACATTTCCCATGCACCTGTCCGTTGGTGAGATGCGCCTCGGCGACAAACGCTTCTTCACGGGCATTCTGCACAACATCAGTGACCGCAAGCAGGCCGAAGAGCGGGCGTTGCAAGAGGAACGGCTCGCCGCGATCGGGCAGATGATCGGCGTCGTCACACAAGAGAGCCGTAATGTCCTGCAGCGCATGGTAGCTAACCTGGAAATGGCGGCAATGGAAATTGAAGACCGGCCCGAAGCACTCGAGTACATCTCGCGCACCCAAGCGGCGCAGGATGACCTTCATCATCTCTACGAAGAACTCCGCAGCTATGCGGCTCGCATCACGCTTGAACGCGAGCTGTGCCGCGTAGATCACCTTGTTGGACAAGTCCTCAACGACATATCGGCGTCACACAAGAGCCGCCAGATTCGACTTCGCCCCAATAACAACGGTTGTGATACGCGCTGCGAAGTCGATCCGTTTCGCATGAACCAGGTGTTCCGCAACATGGTCGAGAACTCCCTCGCCGCCTGCGCAGATCCGCTTTCAATCGAATTGCTGCTGTCGGATACGGAATTCAAGGGACGAGCGGCTGTCGATTTGTGCTACCGAGATAATGGAACGGGCCTCAACGAAGAACAGCGCCGCAGAATGTTCGAACCGTTCTTTACAACCAAAACAAAAGGAACCGGCCTGGGAATGGCCATTTCCAAACGCATTGTCGAAGCGCACGGTGGGCAGATGGCTGTCGGCGGCAAGGTGACGCCCGGCGGAGCGGAATTCCTAATCACGCTGCCCCGTCAATCGGCGTGA
- a CDS encoding BON domain-containing protein gives MSIGPALELPPDTNAVIQPQCRSAKRRRTKVEGAPPTRPAAITDPVVEAQAERDGMLETQARAELHNSAYHAVRQVSCEVRDCTLTLRGRLPSFHLKQIAQTVVRRVDGIVIIDNQVEVDRA, from the coding sequence ATGTCGATCGGCCCAGCCCTGGAATTGCCGCCGGATACGAACGCGGTTATCCAACCTCAGTGCCGCTCAGCGAAGCGGCGTCGCACCAAAGTAGAAGGCGCTCCGCCAACTCGCCCGGCTGCAATCACCGACCCGGTCGTTGAAGCTCAGGCCGAACGCGACGGGATGCTGGAAACTCAGGCAAGAGCCGAGTTACACAACTCGGCCTACCACGCGGTCCGCCAAGTGTCATGCGAAGTGCGAGATTGCACGCTGACACTCCGCGGCCGCCTGCCGAGTTTCCATCTCAAACAGATCGCACAAACGGTTGTGCGTCGCGTCGACGGCATCGTAATTATCGACAACCAAGTGGAAGTTGACCGGGCGTAA
- a CDS encoding PAS domain-containing sensor histidine kinase translates to MREEKTRKRESSAEDSFQARRHTQVFMDSTNTIFIKDLDGKIVDANAAVERQYGWKRDELLGQSLKMLLPDEEHEEFDNRMTRCLRGEEVHGEESTRLTKDGQRLTVLVTHTLLTDEAGKPNGVASISDDITELKRTQHELQTLNESLEQRIAERTEKLRENEERTRAIVNTATDAIITIGEDGIMSAVNPAAEKMFGYAADEIIGQNVNILMPSPYREGHDQYLANYLKTGEAKIIGIGREMAGRRKDGSTFPIDVNVSKHHDGTQWLFTGIIRDITERKALQKQILDIAAEEDRRIGQDLHDGIGQELTGLGYVAQALADTVAKTEGRLLEEAGLVELRETAPKLADGIGQALSHVQTVSRGLVPVKLGPHGLRDALQGLAAQTDALPGMTCALKCEEPPELEDAATATHLYRIAQEAVSNALKHGHPEHILIALEATSEKLTMQIADDGAGFDPSAVPATGMGLKTMRYRAGLIGATFDIQPAERGGTLITCTVYQGGVTYSE, encoded by the coding sequence GTGCGCGAAGAGAAAACACGCAAGCGCGAGTCATCGGCAGAGGATTCATTTCAAGCGCGGCGTCACACACAGGTCTTCATGGACTCAACTAACACGATTTTCATCAAGGACCTCGACGGGAAGATCGTCGATGCCAATGCGGCCGTTGAGCGACAGTACGGCTGGAAGCGCGACGAGTTGCTCGGCCAGTCGCTCAAGATGTTGCTGCCAGACGAAGAACACGAGGAATTCGACAACCGGATGACCCGCTGTCTGCGCGGCGAGGAAGTGCACGGTGAGGAATCCACGCGACTGACCAAGGACGGCCAGCGTTTGACGGTGCTGGTGACACACACGCTGCTGACCGACGAAGCCGGCAAGCCGAACGGTGTTGCCTCCATCTCGGATGACATCACGGAACTGAAGCGAACTCAACACGAGCTGCAAACGCTGAATGAATCGTTGGAGCAACGGATCGCCGAGCGGACTGAGAAACTGCGGGAAAACGAAGAACGCACCCGCGCGATCGTCAACACCGCCACTGACGCCATCATCACGATCGGCGAAGACGGCATCATGAGTGCCGTCAATCCGGCAGCCGAGAAAATGTTCGGTTATGCAGCCGATGAAATCATCGGCCAGAACGTCAACATCTTGATGCCATCGCCTTATCGCGAGGGGCACGATCAGTACCTTGCCAACTACCTAAAAACGGGTGAGGCGAAAATCATCGGCATCGGCCGCGAAATGGCCGGGCGCCGCAAAGACGGATCGACGTTCCCCATCGACGTAAACGTCAGCAAACATCACGATGGGACGCAGTGGCTGTTCACCGGCATCATCCGCGACATCACCGAGCGGAAGGCGTTGCAAAAACAGATTCTGGACATCGCCGCGGAAGAAGACAGACGCATCGGCCAGGACCTGCACGACGGCATCGGCCAGGAGTTGACCGGCTTGGGATACGTCGCTCAGGCGCTCGCCGACACCGTTGCGAAGACAGAAGGCCGGCTTCTCGAAGAAGCCGGGCTTGTTGAGCTGCGCGAGACAGCCCCCAAACTGGCTGACGGCATCGGCCAGGCTCTTTCGCACGTGCAAACCGTTTCGCGCGGTTTGGTGCCGGTCAAGCTCGGTCCGCACGGCCTGCGAGATGCGCTGCAAGGCCTGGCGGCCCAGACCGACGCCTTGCCGGGGATGACTTGCGCCTTGAAGTGCGAAGAGCCGCCGGAGCTCGAAGACGCCGCCACCGCAACGCACCTCTACCGCATTGCCCAAGAGGCGGTCAGCAACGCGCTGAAACACGGCCATCCGGAGCACATTCTGATCGCGCTGGAAGCCACCAGCGAAAAACTCACGATGCAAATCGCCGACGACGGTGCCGGTTTCGATCCGTCGGCCGTTCCAGCGACAGGCATGGGTTTGAAGACAATGCGTTACCGCGCCGGCCTCATCGGCGCAACGTTCGACATCCAACCCGCCGAACGAGGTGGGACGCTGATAACCTGCACAGTTTATCAGGGGGGGGTAACTTACAGTGAGTGA
- a CDS encoding slipin family protein, with amino-acid sequence MLPLQVTGIVVGIIVLYLLSCIRVLNEYERGVIFRLGRVLSKPKGPGLIFVFWPIDRMVRVSLRVIVHDVPSQDVITHDNVSVSVNAVLYYRVVDPMRAILEVEQFHFATSQLAQTTLRSVLGQAMLDELLAERDTINQRLQEIIDEHTDPWGVKVSLVEVKFVDLPEHMKRAMAKQAEAERERRAKVIHADGESQAATKLREAAETIEGHPMAMQMRFLQTLVEVGAENNTTLVFPVPLELASTFLNPSPNGNGKPRWDEPSPSHGKPVDTGALR; translated from the coding sequence ATGTTACCGCTTCAAGTTACCGGAATCGTTGTGGGGATCATCGTACTGTATCTCCTGAGTTGCATTCGCGTCCTGAACGAATACGAACGCGGAGTGATCTTTCGTCTCGGCCGAGTGTTGTCTAAGCCGAAAGGGCCGGGTCTGATCTTTGTGTTTTGGCCGATCGACCGCATGGTGCGCGTCAGTTTGCGTGTCATCGTGCACGACGTGCCTTCCCAGGACGTAATCACGCACGATAACGTTTCTGTGAGCGTCAACGCCGTACTCTATTACCGAGTCGTCGACCCGATGCGGGCAATCCTGGAGGTTGAACAATTCCACTTCGCGACCAGCCAACTTGCTCAGACCACGCTCCGTAGCGTACTGGGCCAGGCAATGCTGGACGAACTGCTGGCGGAACGCGACACGATCAATCAACGGCTCCAAGAAATCATCGATGAACACACGGATCCTTGGGGCGTGAAAGTCTCGCTCGTGGAAGTAAAATTCGTCGATCTGCCCGAACACATGAAACGGGCGATGGCCAAGCAGGCGGAAGCCGAGCGCGAGCGGAGGGCCAAGGTGATCCACGCCGACGGCGAATCTCAGGCGGCCACCAAACTGCGCGAAGCTGCCGAGACGATTGAAGGGCATCCCATGGCCATGCAGATGCGCTTTCTGCAAACACTGGTCGAGGTCGGCGCCGAAAACAACACGACGTTGGTCTTCCCCGTGCCCCTGGAACTGGCCAGTACGTTTTTGAACCCGTCGCCAAACGGCAATGGAAAACCACGATGGGATGAGCCGTCGCCAAGCCACGGCAAACCAGTTGACACCGGCGCATTGCGTTGA
- a CDS encoding response regulator — translation MSDSNTPAKILIVDDHPMVRDGLETRISNEPDLTICGASDDVADALRQIAELHPDLVILDISLKSSHGIDLVKKIRGRSSKAKMLVHSMYDESVYAERALQAGAHGYLNKHAGRETVIEAIRTILAGKTYLSPEMTERIVSSRVGSTIEPGKSPIDNLSNRELEVLQLIGEGLTTSAIADRLHLSVHTIDTYREKLKIKLNLANSAELNRYAAQWVLENG, via the coding sequence GTGAGTGATAGCAACACGCCAGCAAAGATCCTGATCGTGGACGACCATCCGATGGTGCGCGACGGGTTGGAGACAAGGATCTCGAACGAACCGGATCTAACGATTTGCGGTGCATCAGATGACGTTGCTGATGCACTCCGCCAAATTGCCGAGCTGCATCCCGACCTGGTGATCCTCGACATTTCGCTCAAGAGCAGCCACGGCATCGACCTGGTCAAGAAAATCCGCGGACGCAGCAGCAAGGCAAAGATGCTGGTCCACTCGATGTACGACGAGTCCGTCTACGCCGAACGTGCGCTGCAAGCCGGCGCGCACGGCTACCTCAACAAACATGCCGGCCGCGAGACCGTGATCGAGGCGATTCGCACGATCCTCGCGGGCAAGACGTACCTCAGCCCGGAAATGACAGAGCGCATCGTGAGCAGCCGCGTTGGCAGCACGATCGAACCAGGCAAATCCCCCATCGACAATCTCTCAAACCGAGAGCTGGAAGTGCTGCAACTCATCGGCGAGGGCCTCACCACCAGCGCCATCGCCGACCGCCTGCACCTGAGCGTCCACACGATCGACACCTATCGCGAGAAGCTCAAGATCAAGCTCAATCTCGCCAACAGCGCCGAACTGAACCGCTACGCGGCGCAGTGGGTGTTGGAAAACGGCTGA
- a CDS encoding response regulator codes for MNVRLLIVDDHEMVREGLRYALRSSELETTEAASGQRALRIVAEEDIDAVLLDVDMPEMDGLEVLSQIKAVKPDLPVLMHSCHDNTGYVRRSIELDARGYIIKGVHKNELIEAIHIAVSGGNVWTAEQLRTR; via the coding sequence ATGAACGTGAGACTGTTAATCGTGGATGACCACGAGATGGTGCGCGAAGGACTGCGGTATGCGCTGCGCAGTTCGGAACTGGAAACGACCGAGGCCGCCAGTGGCCAGCGTGCTCTGCGAATCGTGGCCGAAGAAGACATCGACGCCGTGCTGCTGGACGTCGACATGCCGGAAATGGACGGCTTGGAAGTGCTCAGCCAGATCAAGGCCGTGAAGCCCGACCTGCCTGTGCTGATGCACTCTTGTCATGACAACACGGGTTACGTGCGCCGCAGCATCGAGCTCGACGCCCGCGGTTACATCATCAAAGGCGTCCACAAGAACGAATTGATCGAAGCAATTCACATCGCGGTCAGTGGCGGAAACGTTTGGACGGCGGAGCAGTTGCGCACGCGATGA
- a CDS encoding carbon storage regulator codes for MDVFNDRTSRPRNHGRRKPCSFAVVKQDSDSSFNEDIEVIVVAVNGDCVKFAFNAPGHVRIHREEVHRRIQSEERHADVSTAAGLVEAEIVLADLRQTKAKSA; via the coding sequence ATGGATGTTTTTAACGACCGTACCAGCCGTCCAAGGAACCATGGAAGAAGAAAACCATGCTCGTTCGCAGTCGTAAAGCAAGACAGCGACTCGTCATTTAATGAAGACATCGAAGTGATCGTCGTCGCCGTGAACGGCGACTGTGTTAAGTTCGCTTTCAACGCGCCGGGCCACGTGCGGATTCATCGCGAAGAAGTCCATCGGCGTATTCAGTCGGAAGAACGCCACGCTGATGTTTCCACGGCCGCAGGACTCGTTGAAGCGGAGATCGTATTGGCGGACCTGAGACAAACAAAGGCAAAATCAGCATGA